The Candidatus Nitrosotenuis cloacae DNA window GCAATTGCGGGGCTGGCAGGAATCACGCCGGCTTCCGGATACGTAAGTGTGGAACATTCGTTCATTATAGGAATTGCAATAGGTCTTGCCTCTTACTGCGGCGTCCTGCTGATAAAGGATAGGCTGAAAATAGACGACGCCCTTGACGTAAGTTCTGTTCACGGGATAGCTGGAATCATCGGCTCTCTGGCAATCGGAATATTTGCATCGGCTGCAATAAATCCTTCTGGACCAAACGGGCTGCTCTTTACAGGTGATCCCACACAGCTTTTGATTCAGGCAATGGGCGTGGGTGTTGCAGCCATACTAGGGTTCGGAGGAACATATGCCATACTTAAAGTGCTAAACTTTATCATCGGAATACGCGTGTCAAAGGAGGTCGAGGACATCGGCCTTGACATTGGAGAGCACGCAGAGCAGGCATATGCAGACGAAGAAGAATTCAAGCTGGACGAAGAAATACACAAACCGCACAAACAGTCTAATTAAACTCTAAGGCTAACCTGTGTATGGTAAAGATCTCCGATGAGATACTGCAGCTAATAATTAGGGAGCAGGAGGTGGTGTTTGTTGGAACCGTTGACAGGTTAGGCATCCCAAACATCTCGCCGCGTAACGTGATTGCAATACTGGATGACGAAAAGATAGTCTTTGCTGACGCGTTTATGAACAAGACATATTCCAACATGAAATCGTGGTCACATGTAACTGTAGCAATAGTGGACAAGGCAAACAGGGGTGGATTTCAGCTAAAAGGCACCGCCGAGGAGATAACTGACCCTCAGCTGGTATTGCAGGCTACAAAGAAGCTAAGGGACTTGGGATTCACTACTGGGCCGACAATGGTGTGGGCCTTGAACGTGCAGGAGATCTACTCTATAAAGCCAAGCGAGTCATCAAAGAACCCACTGATTCCCGCATATGGTTGACCGCTCCGTTTTACAGCACAGTTATCGGATCTGAAAATCGGCAATCGATTCAAATAAAAAAATCACCCACTATGTGCGTGGAAAAGATAATCTGCCCATACTGCGAGTCGGAATTTCAAAGCAAGGACGATCTTTCAAAGCACATAGACCGAATTCATGGTGATTCTGGACTCCTAGAAGGGGATACCAGAAAGTATCGGTGATGCGTGTGATCTTATTCCTTGTTGCCTTGTTGCTGTCTACGCCGTTGGCTGTCGTGTACGCAGAATCGATTCAGCCAGTACAGCACTCAGATATTGCGGAGCTGATGATGAAAAAACACTCCTTGGCAGTAGATGGGCGCGATTTTATCATATTTTACAAGTTAAGCACGATTGGAGGTGTTGGGGAGAGTACATCGGAGGATCATACCGCAAGGATCGTGTCCATGGAAATAGACAAAGAAGACACATCGCTTGTAGTGGATATCGAGAACGTCATGCAGGATGATATAATGTCAATAAAGTTCCCAAAGGAGATGCTTTCAGCAGAAGGAAACAAGTTTGTAGTCCTAACTGATGGAAAGGAGAAAAAATACGAATACTATACCCAGGAGAACTCAACGGGAATAGTATTCGTGCTGCCAAGTGGCACCTCACGAGTGGAAATAATTGGGACACACGTCATACCGGAATTCCAGTACGTCCTGCTGATTCTAGCTGCAATCACATCTGTCATACTGGTTGGAAGCAGAATGAAACGGGCAAGTTATCAAACGTGGTAATTGAGCTGCCGTTTTTATTAAAAACTGGATACGTGTCTACATGTCAATAAAAGAGATAATGAAAAAGCCAATCACAATAGGTAATGATTCCACCATGCATGATGCGCTGAGAAAAATCCTTCAGCATAACATAAGTCGGGTGCTTGTCACAGATGACACCGGAGCTCCAACATGGATTGTAACAGAAAAGGATCTCGGATTCTTTTTGCTTGCAGATAAAAGCGAGAAAAGCCTAGATCAGATCCCGCTTTCGACAATTAAAAAACCGATAATCTCTGTTGGCCATGTTGCCAGCATCAAAGACTCGGCGTCCGTACTTTTGAGCAAAAACATAGGCTCGCTTGGGATAAGCAACAGTGAGGGGGTTATCTCTGGAATTATCACAAAGACGGATCTGACTAGGTACTACATTGATCACTTTGTGGGCAAAAAAAGGGTAGGCGACGTCATGACCGTGTCGTACGTGTCGATGCATTCGGAAGACTCACTGGACAAGGTCATATCTGAAATGCTAAAGCAAAAGGTGTCACGAATTATCCTAAAGGACGCCTCGGATATTCCGGAGGGAATAATGACGTTCCGTGATATCTTTAGGATTTCGTTAACTCTGGGAGGGGAGGAAAAGATAGTGGACAATGTGGATCCTACCATATCTGTTGTATTTCCAAGAAAGGGGTTTGTTTCTGATTCCGGATTTGGCGGCACAATTTTGGCAAAAGAATTGATGCAAAAAAACATAGTTTCAGTAGACTATGACGACGATCTTGTTACAGGTTGTGCCGAGATTATTGAGAGTAATGTCCATGGAGTTGGCGTTCTGATCAACGACAAGCTGTCGGGAATACTAAGCAAAACCGATGTGATGAAGGCAATAACCCAGATTGGCTGATCGCAATTTACGTGTGACAAGAAGCAACTATCAGTTACACGATTTCACAAAATGATTTTATGGATACTCTTCCATCTTGTCTGAAAGTAAGGCAAGGCATATGTCCCACGGACTGATTGCGTGACCTTTGAACACCACGTACGGGTGCATCATACCAAACATTATGCTTGAAAGTTCGTTTACCATTAGGTCCTTTGATATGACCTTTGCATATTCCAGACCAAAGTTGGTTATGGGCAAATTCAAAAAGTCCGCAGTATGTTTCAGATATTCAAAATCGGTTACGATTTTTTCTATGATTATTCTGTCACTTATGAACTGGTTGGTATTCTCAAGTAGAATTTTGCGAGTTTGATGCTTTAGCATCATGTTTATTATGTCGCCTACAGTTGCGTCCATCTTAAATGTGAGAGTTTTTTTCTCTGGAATCTCCGAGATCTTCATGTCCGTCATGGATATCTTGCCTACCTCCAACAGCTTGCGGGCAGAAATTACGGAATATCCACCCAACGCATTTGGAATTATTGAAAATGCACGGCCCGTCCTCTTCCAATCCTCTATTATTTCTCTGATCTTCGTGGTGCCGGACACCTTTGTCACCTCTCTTGACATTATACCATCAATGGTGCTCTCAAACATGCTCTTTGACGGATTTGATAGCACCTTTTCAATAATCTCGCGTCCTCCGACTATTCCGATGGGCTCGTTGTTGTCGCCTGTCACTACTAGCGAATCTGTCATCGATTCTAGGTATGGAACAAGTAGACCGACAGCCTCATCCACCTTGGCATGTCGTTGTATGCTCACGCATGGGGCAGTTGTCATAGATACAGGTAAAAGGGAGCGTAGCGTGCACTCAGAGATCTTCATGGTTACCTCTGCTCAAAATTGAGTTTTAACTGATAGTCTGATTATCAACCATGGGAACACGTAGAATTTGTGAGCATTCCTTTAATCGTTGGAATGCGTACTCGTGATAGTGTGTGGGACGATCTTTTGTCGGGCTGGTACCTGACATCATGTGAACCCGCTCACAAAGTTTTAACTCGATAGAATATGGTGGTAAAAGCTCAGTCAATCTTATAGATTTGGTATGGTAAATCTGTGCGTAAGATGATTCTTACACGCGTGGGTCACTGGCATGCATAAAGTATTGGTTAGCAAACATTGGTCTACCAGCCTGTTGCTATTGGCATTTTCAAGAACGTGCCAGTGACTTTTTTCAACACCTTCAGGTTGAATGTGAAATCCTCTCAATTAAGGCCAATTAATGAATTAGAGCATTTCATATTTGATCTAATGTTCGCTCAGAGAATTTTCTTGTGTTTGTAAAGTGCGTATATGACAATCCAATATCCTGCATACCATAACAAATTGACTGGATGATCTAAGGTGTATCCGTATTCTGTTTCAATATAGTAATAAATTAAATCTGCCGCAGAGAATGGAATTATTCCAAAAAGTAACAAAAGCCATGCTTTACCCAAAACTCCCTGACGAAAGACGCTTGCCCCATAGATTGTCATTGTAAGTGCAATTGATGATACAGCAATATAGTAAATTGATAGAAAGAATTGCGCATCTCGCTCTGTTCCCCACGCTAGATTTAGATAAAGTATCATTATTGCAATTGGCAAAGTACTCATCCATATGATTGTCTTTGGGTTAAACTTCGTTCTAAAAAATGAAATATTCAAAACTAAATGAACTAAAACAAGAGGGTAAAATGGAATGAAAAATAAATCTGCAACAGATGGAAATGCCGGTTCTCCGAGTACGTAGTCGTATAGAATAAAGAGTATTTCTCCTATTCCTGCACAAACATATGCAATTGCCAAACACAAATACGCTCTAAAGAAAATCTTTGAAAAAATATATCTGGTCGCTATTGTTGCTGCAGCTATTCCTGTTATTAGCGGACTTGCAATTGAAAAAATAGATGTAGCTAATTCAAAATCTTCTGAACCAAGAAAAAAATAACCACCAAAATGAAATGAAATTGCGCTTGCTATTATTAATGTAATAATTTTGAGACTGATTGGACTATCAATCTTGTCTGGAACCACTTCCGGAGTGTTTTTTGACATAAAGAAACTGCGTTAATGTATCTTTTAAGCAATTTTTTTATTGTGTAATTAGACATCTTTGCTATTGTCTATTTCATCTAGTGTTAAAATCTCAAGAACACAAGAAAAAGGAAAAGGTCTTTTTGCAAAAACACCTATAAGAAAAAACCAACAAATTCTAAAGATTAGCCGAAATCTTTCACTCCGTCCGCACATAGAATCATCATTAAACTCAATTCAAATTGATGATGATACATACATTGATGTTGACAAGCAAGACACTTGGCAGTATATCAATCACAGTTGTTCTCCAAACTCTATGCTTGATCTGGATAGTCTCTCATTCGTAGCTATAAGCAATATCTCTGTAGGTGAGGAAATTACATTTCATTACTGTACTACAGAATTCGACTTGGCCGCAAAAAATGAAGATTTTCTATGTAAGTGTAATTCCACAAATTGCCTTAAAAGAATTAAAGGATTTAATCATCTCACAAAAAGCCAAAAACAATCTCTGATTCAAATCTTGATTCCGTACACTCTGAGAAAGCTAAAACTGGGTTCTAATAAAATTGAAATTCTTCCTGGTAAGCCAAAATATGATGTGCGTATCTCAAAAAACAATGTATGAGTGAATTGAATATTGCTTAGCAATAAAATAGAGAAACGCGAGTCTGTAATAAGCGGAATTGGTCTTTTTGCAAAAGAGGACATAACTAAAGGAGAACTTGTGTGGTGGCCAACATCGGATACTATTGATAAAATTCATGTTGATAGATTAAACGAACTGTCAGAAGAAAAGAGAAAACACTGGATCAAAAATGCGTATCAAATGGGTGTCTATCTTTACTTAGATACAGATGATGCTACATACATGAATCATAGTTGTGATCCAAATGTGATAAATAGTGATGATGAATCATTATTAATTGCAAGACGGGATATCGTTAAAGACGAAGAGATAACGTGGAACTATTTACCATACATGAATCAATATCTTGTTTTTCAGTGTTCATGCAGTAGCAAAAATTGTATCGGCGTGGTAAAAAAAGGCACAATGACAAAAATGATCTGACAAACATTACAATAACCTGATAAATAATTTCTCTGTCTATATTCTAATTCTACTATCTTATGATTTTACAATAAACGTGAATACTTTATCTGCCTTTTCTCCTAATTTCATCTTTATCTCATCTATTTTTTCAGATTTTGACCATACATGACATTCTGCAAATCCTAGATTTTTCCATTTTGTCATGTTGAATTTTACTTGCTCTGGGTGACTGTACAAATGTCTTCTAGATTCAATCTCAATTGATATTGGTAATCCTCTCTGATAATCATATGCAATCATGTCGCAAACAGGTTTACCTTTTTTGCGTATTTGAGTTGCCACACTTATGAAAAATCCTTTTGCTAAATAGTACTCTAGCGCCTTCTTAGATACCTCATCGACATCTTCAGCACTTCCAATACTATGAAAATTGGTAGGAAAATACATGTCTCTGGCCTTTTCTGAAATTGTATATTCGTGCACCAATTGATCTGCTATTTTTGTAGTTTTGACAATTCTAATCATGTCTTTTTCTTTTAGCGTTTGTATTACATTTCGTGTTTTATCCCTGTCACTACTATCTATTACGTCAACAATCTGTTTCAAATTACCACTATTATTTCGTAAAAATACAATTATTTTCCATTCATCTTCGGTTCTATGCTCTGCTTTAAGCATCTTAATCCATTCTGTTTTTTTATCTTCTTCAACATTCAATACGGATCGAATTGCTCCAGAATTTTTGTAATGTTTTTTCATTTTTTGAATAAACTCTTCGGTTTCTATCTCATTAAGTATTAATGGTGGTGGAGTTAGCGCTCTAAACTGAACAGGCAATCCATACTGCTGTCCTGATGCTGGCCTAGTTCTGGCAGTAAATACAAAATCTGCTTGTGTTGTGATTTGATCTGTTAATTCTTTTGCAAAATGTGGGTCAATTGCTTTAGCAATTCTAATTGCATCTATTCCAGAAACTCTACCGTAAATCTGACTTGCCGTATTTCCAATCACTGTTTCTAAAAGACTTGTATCTATTTGTGAAAGATTTTGATGGGATAGAATTAGACCGAGATTATATGTGCGCGCTTGTGATAAAATGGCTGTAATTATGGACGAATCTTTGATTCTTTGGAATTCATCCAGAGCTAAAACAACTAGAGAACGCTTGTTCTGCTCAGTTCTACTCGCTCTACTCTGAATTGTAAACCAGATCTTGAGAACAATTGCCATTATTGCTAAACCATGTGCATACTTCGGAGTTTCGGTGTCTGAAATTCGAAAAATTGTTATGTTTCCAGGAACAAGCATTTTTTCAAAATTGATTGTGGTATGCCTTACTGCAAATTTCTTCTTCAGATATTCATCGGTTGCAAACATTTCGACTCTATTTAATATTGGCACCCATGATTCTTTTGATAACGTGGAAATTGCATTTAGTGATTGTCTCATTTCTGGACCGGTGACATTTTTGTATGCTGTAAAAATCCGTTCGAGCTCAGATCGTCCGTCTCTTTGTAATCGTATTATTATCTCGTAGAGATCAATAATTGTGGGATTATCAGTATTTGAATAAAGATAAAATAGTAAAAGCCGCATTATGCGCTCAATCTGAATGAAAGTCTGTTGTTGTGTGTAGAATTCACGAATCATTTCTATTATGTGTCCTACCATTCTACTTACTAGTAATTCTCTGTCTAATTTGGAATGTTTTGGTAGCTCTAAAAGATTAAAACCAAATTCCATGTGATTGATATCGAGATAAGCTACATTATCTCTCTCAAATGACGTTGGTTCACATTGTCGTACGAATAATTTTGCATCCTCGTCTTTGATATCTATGTAAATGGTCGAATTTGGAATAACACCAGTACGATTTGCACATTCTAGATGTTTATACAAATTTCTAATCAATGTGGATTTACCGCTTCCTGAAGCAGCTAATATGTAAAGATGCCTGGAAATGTCTTCTGGTGCTATACCTAATGCGTTCTCTTGTAATGCGTTCACAAGATAGCCAAATTTCAAATTAATGTTCCTAATGGAAACACCATCTTGTCATGGTTCACTCCTCGTATCTTCTGACGTCTGTATGATATTGGAAGAGTCGAATCCGTTGGAAGTGATACAAAAACAAAAAACTCTTCTGGGGTAAGGCAGAGAAACGGAACAAAGTCCCGTCCTTTTCCCCATCTCATATCTGACCACATGTTGGAATTATTCTGTAATACCTCCATGGCATGTTTGCTACTGATGTTGTTATTTTCAATCCATCTATATCCTCTATCCTGATCCACATTATATCTAAAACATCCTAATGCATCCCCCACAAATTCTATGGAACTAAATACTGCAGATATGTTTTGTATGGCAGATTCTACCTCATTTGGGATACCGATAGCTATCCCTCTAATTGCTAATGTGATTGGAGTTGAATTCGATTTTTGATGATATGAATATTCGATTTTTTTACCTGTTTGATATGTGGAAGAAGAAAGTTCATTTATTTTTGTGACTGTTCTGGATGAAAGTTTAGGAATAAAGTTGCGTTCGAATCCATGTGGAATTTGTTTTATTTTTCGTTGCTCTGCTGTTCTTAGATATTGACTTAGCTTTGACGCGGCGTTTTTAGCAATTTTATTCCATTCTATGGATCTAGTAAAAACAAACTGAAGTACGATGCTACAATTCTTAGATGCGCTCATCGTGCGAATAATTTTATTCATTATTGATTCCTGTCCTCTCTCAAACGTAGTAAAATTAAGCTGATTTACGAGCTCAAAATCAAAAAAATATAACTTATAATTTGAGATGGAATCTGATGGTGTCAATATGGGGATAATTTTTTTATCAGTGTCCACATATTCAATACCTAACGATCCAGCATATCCATCAATATCACTAATTGTAGATCGAATTCCTAAGCGTACCTGTCCAATTTTATCCTCTTTGTATATCTCAAAGGATCTTTCAATGTTTGTTACTATGTGATTCAGTGAAATGGGATTATCAATCAAATGTGGAAAAATTTCATATGCACGTATGTCACGCTCTGCTGGCTCGTTAAGATAATTTGCATACATTCCTCCACCAAAATATTCGCAGTTCGGATTTCCGTCTTTTTGAAATTTTTTTCTAAATGTAAATCTGGCTGTTCTATGGAATAGTTTGTTTACCCTTTCCTTACGCTGGAACCAAACCACGTCAATAAAAGGTCGTTTTATTTTTTAAAGTTTACAATTTGTTTTACTATTTATTTATCTGATACTTTATTTCTAAGAAAAATTATGCCTCCAATAACCAATATGACGGATATGATATTCTCAAATGAAATTGTCTCTAATAGCATTATATTTGCAAATATGATCCCAAAAATCGCAGTAGATGAAAAAATTATGATTGTTCTTACTGCGCCGATTAGCTTTAGTGCATATATATAACAAAAAGCGGAAATTCCAATTCCAAAAATTCCCACAAACAATGTGCTAGGTAATTGTGACAAATCGAATGTAATTGGTATGTCGAAAATTACTATGAATGAAACACCTACTATACCTCCAACCCCTGATGTAATTTGCATGATCCTACTTAATGTGACAAATTCAGCTACGTATCTGTAGAGGCATGTGACCAATCCAAGTAATAGACCTGCAATCAAAACATATGAGTCACCTAATACGTTTGCTGTGAATATGTTTTCATTTCCAACATGATCTTGGAATAGCATATCTTTGGTGAATGGGATTATTGTTGAACCTACTACGATCATGATTATTGGAAGAATCTCATGTCGTTGTATTCGCTCCATGAGAAAAATGAACGCAATCAATATTCCAAAAACTATTTCACTATTAAGTAAAATTGTAGCATTCACTGCAGTTGTTTCTCGTAATCCATACAAAAAGAAAATTGTACTCAATACCTCGATAAATCCAATGATAACTAACAGTAATACCGTCTTGCGTTTTAGATTTTTTATTGCATTGTCTTTTCTTGTGAATGGTGTAAACAATAGGCAGTTTATGATGTAGATTATTGATACCAACATCATGGGCTCTGTTATGTCAGTTCCATACTCTTGATCCAACAGAGGTTTTGGAACAACGTTGACTGTGGCTTCAAGTGACGCTGCAAGAAGGCCGTATGTAACCCCTAATGTGAGATTTTTTCTATTTACAAAAAGCTTAGTTAGATCGTTCACCCCCGCCTCTAATCATTTTCATGTTTGGAAGTGAGGATCAGTCTATTAACTATGATCCGAATATGTGATTTAATTTATGCAAAAGCTTTGCAGTGCCTTATGTGTACTTGCTACCGTGGGGTTCTGTCTTGATCATCGTCGGATTTTACGCTTGGCTTCGCACCAAACACATCTGTGTATTCCGCATCTGATGCCTTCTCAAAACCCTCCTTTGGCTGATCTATCTGCGGCTCTGAATCGTCGCCAAATTTAGGTGGCTGCTTCTTTTTGCCAGCATACTGCTTTACCACCATTATGCCTATGATGACTGCAATTATGATGTAGTTGATTGGAGGTGCAAGAATCCTTGTTACATATCCCACCTGGGGAATCACGTATGCCACTTTTCCGATATATTCCTCATCTGTTATGGGATAATCTGTTCCTGGAATTGACAGCGGATTTGCATCACCCTTGGTCCTGATGGTTTTTGGGTCCTCTGCCATGACTGCTGCTACACGGTGCACTATTACCCTGTCATGGCCATTTGGGCGATTAAACACGATGATATCTCCAATCTGTATCTCCTCAAAAGGAACCTTCCCATCCACTACCAAGACATCGTATACCTGCAAAACCGGAATCATGCTGCCGCTTGATACCACATAGAACGGGTTCTGCGTGCCAAATACTATCTGGAGTCCGATCCAGATTGCGGCAACACCGACTGCAACAATGATAATGTCTTTAATGATGCTCTTTGTCGTACTAGATTTCATGTTATATCTTGGTTCCACAACTCTCGCAAAACTTTGAGCCCTGTTTGTTCTCAAAGCCGCAAGATACACATTTTGCCTGTGAAGCCTGGCCTGACTGTGGGCCATCTCCTAGTAATACTATCTCGCCGATTTTTTTGATGTTGTTCCAAGGTATGGTCACATCCCGACCGTCGTTTCCTGCTACAATCAGTACCACCTGATGCGATGTGTCAACGCCTACCTGTTTTGCGATGCCAACTCGTTTTGCATTTGTGTCGTATACTATCATGCCAACAATGGAGTTGACGGAACCTGACTGGGAAGCTGGAGCAGGTGTAGAAACCGGTGCAACTGTCTGGGCAAAATCCTGCGGGGCGGGATCGACTGATGCTACCTGCTCAAAGGTAGTCGGCTTTGCAAGTCCGACGTCTGCCTGCTGGTCCTGCTTTTGAAACTCTCGGTATTCCGCGATGGTAGATCCACACGTGGTGCACATGTATTGCCCCCTTTCCAAAAGAATCAAATTCTGTGCCACCTCCTCGTTAGGCGACTCATACTCGATCTTCGGGCCTCCCTCAAAATCCTTCTCACACGTATTACAGTAATACTTTGAAATTTTTTCCTGCTCTAGTCTGCCGATTGGCGCCAAAAACAGATCTGGTCCGCCAAGATTTCCTTTTCTCTGCTGCTCATCGGTTACCTGAGCCATAACATATCCTCCGGATCCCCTTAGTTTTTTTAGGCGAAGCTCGGAACTCATAAACAGCATCATTCTCAAAGTCATTTAAAGTATATGTCGTGTAACGTGAACTGCGTCTGAATGTTTTTAGGTAGCTTTGATACCAAAAATTTTGATAAATATGGCATTAGCTCATGTTTCAAACGCAAAAGATTGGCAGACACAAGTAGTTGACTCGCCAAATCCTGTTTTTGTAGACTTTTGGGCAGAATGGTGCGGTCCATGCAGAATGGTAGGACCAGTAGTTGAAGAACTTGCCAAGGACTACGAAGGCAAGGTCAGCTTTGTCAAAGTAAACGTGGATGAGGCAAACGAACTGGCAGCAAAATACAACATATTTTCAATCCCGACCCTTATGCTGATACACAAGGGCCAAGTCGTGGCTCAGCAGGTTGGCGCCGCATCAAAGGAATCCTACAAAAACATGATAGATCGAGCGCTGTCAAAAGCCTAAATTTCCTTTTTTGATTAAAAAGTAATTAATAATCCAAAAATCAATTCCTGACATGTCATTAGGAGAAGTAGACACTCTCAATCTTTTATCTGAAAAGTTGGATAATCTGTTCAAGGACTCGCAGGGGTACTATGAATCGTTTTTGGACGCAAACACCATGTACAAGCAGGGCAAGCTCTCCGACAAGGAATTCTTTGAAAAAATGGGTGATTACATTGTTGCATATTCTGCACTAGAGTTTCTTGCAATCAAGGTCCTCTTTGAGATGAAAAAAGCACTAGACAGGGTCGGCGCAGGCAGTCTTGGCACAACACAGTCTCCAGGACTGATGCCTGGAATGAGTCCTGGCATGATGGGTGGAATGCCTGGCCGTGTACCAGTAATGCCGGCACAATCGCCTGGAAGGCCGCCATCTGTAGTGTCCGCGCAAGATGCATTCAGCGCCCCTGGAACGCTTCCGTCGCCCGATCCAGCATTGATGCCGCGCTCTACGCCCTCAAGCAGATGTCCTGGCTGCGGCTCTGATGTCAGGGCCGGCTCAAAGTTCTGCACAAAGTGCGGCTTTAAGCTCTAAACAAATCATACTGCCAACTTGCTTCTGAACTCGATTACCTCAACTATTTTCCCATTGATCTTCTCACTTGTGACTTTTGGGTAAAAGTTGGGCTCTTCTCTCAGGGATTTTCTATCCTGATTAGAATCTGCCTCGACATATGCAACAGATGTTACAACGACGCCTACAATCACCAGTAAGAACAAGACTGCAGTTTTCATGTGATGCGTGCCGCCGTATGATATTAAAGCAAGGAGGAACTCTGCTGGAAATTACGGTTCCG harbors:
- a CDS encoding pyridoxamine 5'-phosphate oxidase family protein; this translates as MVKISDEILQLIIREQEVVFVGTVDRLGIPNISPRNVIAILDDEKIVFADAFMNKTYSNMKSWSHVTVAIVDKANRGGFQLKGTAEEITDPQLVLQATKKLRDLGFTTGPTMVWALNVQEIYSIKPSESSKNPLIPAYG
- a CDS encoding cyclic nucleotide-binding/CBS domain-containing protein, with translation MSIKEIMKKPITIGNDSTMHDALRKILQHNISRVLVTDDTGAPTWIVTEKDLGFFLLADKSEKSLDQIPLSTIKKPIISVGHVASIKDSASVLLSKNIGSLGISNSEGVISGIITKTDLTRYYIDHFVGKKRVGDVMTVSYVSMHSEDSLDKVISEMLKQKVSRIILKDASDIPEGIMTFRDIFRISLTLGGEEKIVDNVDPTISVVFPRKGFVSDSGFGGTILAKELMQKNIVSVDYDDDLVTGCAEIIESNVHGVGVLINDKLSGILSKTDVMKAITQIG
- a CDS encoding CBS domain-containing protein, encoding MKISECTLRSLLPVSMTTAPCVSIQRHAKVDEAVGLLVPYLESMTDSLVVTGDNNEPIGIVGGREIIEKVLSNPSKSMFESTIDGIMSREVTKVSGTTKIREIIEDWKRTGRAFSIIPNALGGYSVISARKLLEVGKISMTDMKISEIPEKKTLTFKMDATVGDIINMMLKHQTRKILLENTNQFISDRIIIEKIVTDFEYLKHTADFLNLPITNFGLEYAKVISKDLMVNELSSIMFGMMHPYVVFKGHAISPWDICLALLSDKMEEYP
- a CDS encoding histidine kinase, producing MSKNTPEVVPDKIDSPISLKIITLIIASAISFHFGGYFFLGSEDFELATSIFSIASPLITGIAAATIATRYIFSKIFFRAYLCLAIAYVCAGIGEILFILYDYVLGEPAFPSVADLFFIPFYPLVLVHLVLNISFFRTKFNPKTIIWMSTLPIAIMILYLNLAWGTERDAQFFLSIYYIAVSSIALTMTIYGASVFRQGVLGKAWLLLLFGIIPFSAADLIYYYIETEYGYTLDHPVNLLWYAGYWIVIYALYKHKKIL
- a CDS encoding SET domain-containing protein-lysine N-methyltransferase, with the protein product MSISSSVKISRTQEKGKGLFAKTPIRKNQQILKISRNLSLRPHIESSLNSIQIDDDTYIDVDKQDTWQYINHSCSPNSMLDLDSLSFVAISNISVGEEITFHYCTTEFDLAAKNEDFLCKCNSTNCLKRIKGFNHLTKSQKQSLIQILIPYTLRKLKLGSNKIEILPGKPKYDVRISKNNV
- a CDS encoding SET domain-containing protein, whose product is MLSNKIEKRESVISGIGLFAKEDITKGELVWWPTSDTIDKIHVDRLNELSEEKRKHWIKNAYQMGVYLYLDTDDATYMNHSCDPNVINSDDESLLIARRDIVKDEEITWNYLPYMNQYLVFQCSCSSKNCIGVVKKGTMTKMI
- a CDS encoding type IV secretory system conjugative DNA transfer family protein, producing MKFGYLVNALQENALGIAPEDISRHLYILAASGSGKSTLIRNLYKHLECANRTGVIPNSTIYIDIKDEDAKLFVRQCEPTSFERDNVAYLDINHMEFGFNLLELPKHSKLDRELLVSRMVGHIIEMIREFYTQQQTFIQIERIMRLLLFYLYSNTDNPTIIDLYEIIIRLQRDGRSELERIFTAYKNVTGPEMRQSLNAISTLSKESWVPILNRVEMFATDEYLKKKFAVRHTTINFEKMLVPGNITIFRISDTETPKYAHGLAIMAIVLKIWFTIQSRASRTEQNKRSLVVLALDEFQRIKDSSIITAILSQARTYNLGLILSHQNLSQIDTSLLETVIGNTASQIYGRVSGIDAIRIAKAIDPHFAKELTDQITTQADFVFTARTRPASGQQYGLPVQFRALTPPPLILNEIETEEFIQKMKKHYKNSGAIRSVLNVEEDKKTEWIKMLKAEHRTEDEWKIIVFLRNNSGNLKQIVDVIDSSDRDKTRNVIQTLKEKDMIRIVKTTKIADQLVHEYTISEKARDMYFPTNFHSIGSAEDVDEVSKKALEYYLAKGFFISVATQIRKKGKPVCDMIAYDYQRGLPISIEIESRRHLYSHPEQVKFNMTKWKNLGFAECHVWSKSEKIDEIKMKLGEKADKVFTFIVKS
- a CDS encoding DMT family transporter, yielding MNDLTKLFVNRKNLTLGVTYGLLAASLEATVNVVPKPLLDQEYGTDITEPMMLVSIIYIINCLLFTPFTRKDNAIKNLKRKTVLLLVIIGFIEVLSTIFFLYGLRETTAVNATILLNSEIVFGILIAFIFLMERIQRHEILPIIMIVVGSTIIPFTKDMLFQDHVGNENIFTANVLGDSYVLIAGLLLGLVTCLYRYVAEFVTLSRIMQITSGVGGIVGVSFIVIFDIPITFDLSQLPSTLFVGIFGIGISAFCYIYALKLIGAVRTIIIFSSTAIFGIIFANIMLLETISFENIISVILVIGGIIFLRNKVSDK
- a CDS encoding signal peptidase I, which codes for MKSSTTKSIIKDIIIVAVGVAAIWIGLQIVFGTQNPFYVVSSGSMIPVLQVYDVLVVDGKVPFEEIQIGDIIVFNRPNGHDRVIVHRVAAVMAEDPKTIRTKGDANPLSIPGTDYPITDEEYIGKVAYVIPQVGYVTRILAPPINYIIIAVIIGIMVVKQYAGKKKQPPKFGDDSEPQIDQPKEGFEKASDAEYTDVFGAKPSVKSDDDQDRTPR
- a CDS encoding PRC-barrel domain-containing protein; this encodes MSSELRLKKLRGSGGYVMAQVTDEQQRKGNLGGPDLFLAPIGRLEQEKISKYYCNTCEKDFEGGPKIEYESPNEEVAQNLILLERGQYMCTTCGSTIAEYREFQKQDQQADVGLAKPTTFEQVASVDPAPQDFAQTVAPVSTPAPASQSGSVNSIVGMIVYDTNAKRVGIAKQVGVDTSHQVVLIVAGNDGRDVTIPWNNIKKIGEIVLLGDGPQSGQASQAKCVSCGFENKQGSKFCESCGTKI